ATTTTCGTTGAAGCCATCGTTGAAAATTCCGCCATCGCGGATGGAGGCCGGCGGATCTTCTTTGATCGCCTTATCAATCCGTTCCTGAACTTCCACCAGCATTTTCAGCCGACCGTTGATCTCATCCAGGAGTTCATTATCGGTATCGGCAAGCTGCATTTTGACTCGCGGGATCTGTCCCAGTGAAAGCTGCAGCTGCTTCAGGTCGCGCGCGTTGGTCCGCCCCACACTGATCCGGCTGATCAGGCGCTCCAAATCTCCAACCTGGTCCAGCTCTTCGCGCAGTTTTTCACGCCGGGTGTGATCCGACACCAGCAGATCCACCGCTTCCAGTCTTTTGCGAATCGGTTCCACCTGTTTGAGCGGACGCATAATCCATTTTCTCAGCAGCCGGCCTCCCATAGCTGTGCAGGTATCGTCAAGAATCGAGACCAATGTTCCCTCCGTGCCGCCCTCCTGCATACTGGAGGTGAGCTCCAGGTTCCGCTTGGTGGATCCATCCAGCGACATGTAATCTGCGTTTTCGTAGGCGTAGAGGCGTTTCAGGTGGCCGAGCGACGATTTCTGAGTTTCCTGCATATAGTGCAGCAGTGCGCCGGCTGCAGGCTGGGCGATCTCCAGTTCCTCCACACCAAATCCTTTCAGGGAGTGGGTTTGAAAATGGTCCGTCAGAAGGTTGTAGCCGTAATCGCCCTCGTACACCCAATCTTCGATAAACGTAGTATTATATCCCTGGAGATCCTCATCCAGGCTGTTTTTCAGTTTCTTTCGGATCAGCAGTTCGGCGGGCTGAAGGGATTGAAGCAGGCTGTCGAGCTGGCCGCGGGAGACCTGGCTAAGGCCAAACTCCCCGGTAGAGATATCCGAAAAGGCCACTCCCGCTGTTCCGCCTGCAAAATAGATCGAGGCGATGTAGTTGTTCCGTTTGTGGTCGAGCAGCTTTTCGGAGAGCGTCACTCCCGGAGTTGTGATTTCTGTCACCTCCCGGTTCACAATTTTTCGGCCCGCATCTTTTGCCTCTTCCGGATTTTCGGTCTGCTCACAGATCGCCACGCGGTAGCCGCGCTTCACCAGCTTCGGCAGGTAGGTATCGAGCGCATGGTAGGGGAATCCGGCTAAAGGTGTCTGATCGCCGCCATTATTTCGCTTTGTGAGCGTGATGCCAAGCTCCTTGCTGATCAGCACGGCGTCATCGGAAAAGGTTTCGTAAAAATCACCCACGCGAAACAAAAGAATGGTTCCGGGGTGCTTCTCTTTTACCTCAAAATATTGCCGCATCAGCGGCGTCTGTTTCTTCTTTTTGGCCATAAATTACTGCGGGTTTGCTGCTGCGGATCGGTCGTTAGGCTAACCCTCAAAGGTATTGAAAATTTTGTACTGATGTGAATGATTTGGGTGTGGCAGACGAAAAGAAGAGAGGACAATACTGCCATGATAAACAGATCGGGTGAGCGTGATGATTTCAAGAAACCGGGAATTGAGAAGTATAGAGTTTACCCATCACTCACGGCTGAGTCATCAGGTATCCAAAAACAGAGTTATTAGATTTAACACGCAACCTGCTAAAGGAAATAGCAGTTTACTCAGTAGTTTTCGATGATTACGGTTCCGCCTCCGTTTCCGTTCTGCTCAATGATGATCGGTACGCCGCCTCCGTTTCCGCTTTCAAAAACCTCCATAGAGAGGCCGTTTCCGTTCTGAAAAAACTGCTGATTGTGAGCTGTCCCTATAATATCGAGACGCAGCCGGTTTTCATCCCCAACCTGTTCACTTGATAGTGCATTGAATCCGCCCTCCAGGTTCAGAATAAACTGGTTGCTGTTACCTGATTGCAGGACATCAGCGGAATTTTCATGCCCGAGAATATTCAGCCTTGCCATATTGCCAATGCCGGTCTGCAGCAGAAAAGAGCTGTTGCCGCTGCCAAACTGGTTTATGATTCCTACATTTGCATTGACGTCAAATTCATCAAACGAATCGAAATCCATGGAGAAGGTGGTTGCAAAATCGCTTGTAAACTGCTGAACCGCTTCATTATGCTCCACATTCGCCTGCTGGATAAAAGCTTCGCCGGGGTTTTGGGAGACTTGGGCGGAAACAGCCCCTCCAAATAATACCATTATTAAACTCGAAAGAAAATATTTCATACATCATTGATCTGAATTGATTGATATATCGTAATTATAATCTTTTAATTATTATTAAAGAAAATTCCGACACCATATTTCTGTTTATTATGATGTCGGAAACATGTAATTATTAATCACACTAAATTTTAAAGTCAGTTCTATTGTTTACATTTAATTTTGAACAACAGTAGAAGTATTACGATTACCTGTTTGAGTAACTGCACTGTTGTTATCTGCTGAACTCTGTGTTTGGGATGACCAGTTATCCAGGCCTGTTTGGGAAAGTTCTGCGGTATTGTCTGAACCAAACTGCAGTTGCTCCCCCCAGTTATCATCACCAGTTTGGTAGATATCTGCAGAATTTCCTCCTGCTGTAACTTCCTGGTTTGCCCAGTTTTCGTTACCGTTTTGTTGGATCATTACAGTTCCGCCACTATAACTAAAAGTTTGTGATTGAAAAGCCTGATTATCGTTACCGTATTGATCAATATCAGCTCTCACACTTGAACCGGTACTTTGTGTTTGAGTAGCTATGTTGTTATTTCCTAATTGATCGATAAATGCTCTGTTCGTGTTATGAGCACTCCAAATATTTTGGTTTTGAGTTGCACTATTTTCATCACCTTCCTGATCAATTTCACCAATATTGGTTCGGTTACCTGAACCGCCTTGAGATTGCTCTATGATTGCCTCGTTTTGATTTCCAATTTGAAGAATATTAGCAATATCATCATCACCTGTTTGGTCGATGATAGCGTCATTGCCTTCACCTAATTGCTCAATATCAGCGATGTTATCGTCTCCTATTTGATCAATTGTAGCATCATTATTCTGGCCAATCGCCATTCCTGCCGTATATAGCAGTATAACGAGTAGTGTTGTTAGCTTTTTCATGGTTGTATCATTTAATTTGAGTTGTTTTGAAGACCCAATTCCCACACATTACGTATAATGTGCGGTGTCGGGTGCAGTGTACATGTTTAGTTTTGGGTAATCGTTGCGTTGTTATAATTACCGGATTGAGTTGACTCAGCAATATTTGATTCAGAGTACTGAAAGATCTGAGCAGTACTATTGGATGAAATTGCCCCATCCCCTTCACCTTGACGTAAATTTGCCAGGTTATAATCGCCATGTTGTTCAATTAGAGCGGTGTTACTAAAAGCTTCACCGCCATTTGCACCCTGAAAGATACGAGCAGCGCCAGAGTCCTGGGTGCCATCACCGGACCCATTCTGTAAAACGGCAGCTGTATTGTATGCGGCAATTCCAGCACCTGAACCAACACCGGTCCCCCCTAAGTCGGCACCTTGGTAAATACTACCAGCCCAATTATTATTGCCCGTCTGAGTTACAGTGGCTGTATTATTCTCTGAAGCGGACCCGCCACCAAATCCCTGAAATATGGAGCTGAAGTTTTCGCTGCCATTTTGTGTAAGTGAGGCCTCATCTCCGTAACTGATAGCATTTTGAGCTTGTCGAATATTGCCATCGTTGTTGTTGCCAATCTGTACGACGTTCGCTTTCAGGTCTGTGGCATTTCCACCTCCAAAAATACCCTGGAAAACGGTAACATAATTATCATTACCATCCTGATTTACAGTAGCATTTGAATTAATGGCCGTACCCCCATCGGTTCCCTGATAGATGTCAACGCCCTGAATTGGGCCGCCTGCAGGCATTCGGTTATCACCGGATTGCACTACAGTGGCAGTATTTCCAGAAGCAGTTCCAGCACCACCACCAAAGAAACTTGACGTTCCCTGAAAGATAAAGGCATCGTTGTCACCCACTTGGGTTACATTGGCAGTATTATCTCCAGCTTGATCAAGATAGGCGACGTTGCCCTCGTTCACAGTACTTCCCGATTGATTCACTATTGCGCTTGCTCCATCCGCCTGAGAGATTGATGCTTCGTTGTCAGGACCTATCTGCTCGATGATCGCTTCATTGTTCTGTGCAATAGCCATGCCTACTGTAAATAACAGTATCACGAATAGTGTTGTAAATTTTTTTAGAGTTATCATCTTAATTTTTTGAATTGAACTATGCTAAAAATTTAAATACCCGGCATAATGAGTATGCCGGGCTTTTTAGATTACTAATTACTTTGAGTTACAATCGCTTCATTCTCATTACCGGATTGGGTAATTTCAGAAAAGGATCCGTTTCCAGTAGTTAAAATCGAAGCTTCATTCCAGTCACCTGTTTGGAAAATGTTGGCAGTATTGCCCCCTGAGCCTAAGACAGACTGACCATCATCTATGAACGCTTCGTTATAATTTCCGTCTTGTTCAATCAAAGCAGTCAGTCCCCCGCCGTAATTATCTACAGTTGCAAGGTTTTCATCACCCCACTGAAAAACAAGAGCACTTGATGCTGAAGTAAGGTTTTGATAAATATGCGCTTCATTATCATTGCCCTCTTGATAAATATCAGCGTCATCAGCCCTGCCTCCACCTAATGATTGAACCGTAGCTAAATTATCATTTCCAATCTGCGTGATGTCAGAATACTTAACATTAGCTTGCTCCTGCTCGATTGAGGCCTCGTTATCATTGCCTGTTTGATTTATTGAAGCTGTTGTACTTTCGAATCCACCAGAAACGTCAGTTTGCTGAATTGTTGCTTCATTGATATCACCCAATTGATCAATAGTAGCAATTCCACCAGCTCCAGTTTGATCTACTGACGACTCATTAGCCTCACCAACTTGGCTTATCGTTGCTTCATGGTCATCACCATCTTGGTCAACAGTTGCGGTATTACTTTGTGCGAATGCCATTCCTGCCGTAAAGAACAGCATGACGAGTAGTGTAGTTAACTTTTTCATCGTTGTATCCTGTGTTTTGTTTATGGTTTATTAAATAGCCTCGATCATTGTTGAGAATTGAATTGAGGCCGTCTCACATTGTTCTGCGAGATCATTTACAGGAGAGAAAAGCGCAGGTAGATTACTAACCCTCTATTGATTATTTTGGGGATTAGCAAGGCAGCGTTGTGGATTATGGTTGGTCGCCTCCTTACGTTTTACGTAAGGCTCCGCAGCGTTGCTTTGCGCTTTTATACTCCGGTTGTAATATTCAATCAGTTTCTGCCGGTTTGTATCTCCATTTTTCTTAAGATTTCAGTTGTACCCCGAAAGCCATCCGGGTTTTCTTGTGATAAACATTCTTCAATAAATTTGTACATGATGATCCCCGGTTAGCAGGTGCCTGTATGTTTGTCTCACCGCATATTCCCCCGCCTGCTGAATAAAATCGTACCGGGGCTGCAATCGCATCCGAAAAGTCTCGGTATCATTCACTTTAACGTAGATTATGGTACCCATAGACGGACTTGGCTGCTCAGATACGTTTATTGTAAAATTTCGTGCGTCTGGCGGAGATTGCCAGTTTGAGTAGAATACGTTGTAAAAATCGCGCCCGATTTTTGAACGTGTTTCATCGTGGATCATCCCATCAATTTCCAGCATAAGCTGCATTTCCGATTCTCTCTGGGCATTTTCAGATTCCGTTGTGCCCGACTGCTCATCAATGACAGCTTCAAACGCATCACGAAACGTATCTAATACCGAGGATGAATCTATATCAGAATCAGAAGACTGGGTTTCGGCAAGCAGTTCATCTTCAGGCGGCTCCGCTTTTTGTTTCAGCTCGTCGATATTGTAGAGAAAAAGGTGTGAGGGATCAGCTGAAGCCAGCGGGAGGAGAGACAGATCACAAAACGGGTCATCCAATACAAGGTTGCTGTTTTGGCCTGATGATGCGAAATTTGCGATTCGGGCTGGAATTCTAAGCGTTTGACCTACAAAAATTAGATTGGGATTCCCGATCTGATCGGCATTGGCAATGTAGATCGCTTCCCAGAAAAGGGGATTTCCGTAGTGGGCACCGATCTCATGCAGCTTATCGCCCGGCTGCACTGTGTAGCGGTGACTATCTTCCTCGCACCCGGATAAACTATCCTCCTGTGGCCCTGATAAATAATCAGACTCTGTTGATGGAAAAATTATCCCTAAAGCAAGTACGAGTATTATAAATGAATACTGCAACGTAACCCCTGTCTTTACTCCTAAACGATGAACTTAAACCTAAACCCGAAAGCGGTTGTTTCAGGATCTTGATTTCTGAAACCGCTTTTTATTGTCTGCTTTAAATTAAATCATTCAAATATTGATAGTCAAAACCCGGGAAACTGTTACTTTTAACAAATCTACCACTCCATTGAATTCTATAAGTCACTGCGTACCTTATGTTTAAAAATTTAAACTGTTTAATATTAACCTGTTTAAGGTGAAGGTTATAATTTTCTAACCAAAAGGTTTTTGGTAGCGGAGTTGCCAATAAAATTATCAAATTGCACCTCAGTTTTAACGGGTAAAAGGTTGTTCCTGTTTGATATGAAGTTCCTGCGAAACTCCTCAATTTGCCCGGTGGTATCGATGAATTTTAAAAGATTAGAATTTGCTTTATTCAGCCGATCAAAGCCGAACCTCTCCTTTCAGCCCAAATGTAAATCCTTCCCTGACCGCCAGCGGATGGGGGAAATAATCACGGTTCAGGAGATTTTTCACCATCACAACAGCACGTATTCGTTGGTTCCAAAACCACTTAGCCGCTGACATGTCGATGTTAAGGTGTGATGGAGGAGAGCTCGTAAATGTACCATAACTGAAAGGGTATTGAGTATTAAAACTCCGGTACGTCTCCCCTTCAATTGCATCAAACTCTTTCCAGCGTGTTGATGAACGATACCGGATTTGCGCGCGCAGGTCCAGGTCGTGGAATGGAGAATAGTCTGCCGAATATAGAAGCCACACATCCGGAGCTTGTTTCCAGAAATCATTGTACGCCTCCGTTCCCCCGGCCGTATAAGAAAGAGTGGTTTTGAATCTGTGCTGGAACTGGTTTGACAGATTATGATCCGCCCCCAGTGAAAACTCTATTCTGGTGCCCGATTCGTTTTCCAGCAGCTGATACATTCCCGGCCGGGTGTGGAGTGGTGCATCATACACAACCGGCTGAAACGGAATGTGGAGCGCCCGATGATGAATCAGGCTCAATGTTTGTGATATTTTCAGATCCTCGTCCGGTTCTATTTCGTTGAACAAGAAGGTCGTCCACACCGAACTGTTTCCGGGGTCTGAACTGCCAAACGAATCCCATGATATTCCGAACTGATCCTGCAGATCATAACCGCGAATGACCAGGTAATCCATAGGATTTGAATCACGGAAAAGCTTCTCCTCATATTCAGTTCTGATTCCAGTTTCCCATCTTTCAGTTGGCTGAAAGCTGAACTCTAAATCGGTCTGAACTCCCGGGTCACCTCCGTGAAGTGTCAGAGCTGTTGATACATAAAGCTGTGAACGGGTTCCAAGAAGCTGGCGACTATCAAGCATCAAATCTGCAAACCGGTTCTGTTCATTTTGCAAACCGGGTGCTTCTGTACCGATATCCCGAAATGAAGCGCCAAACCCAATGTAATTATCACCCGTCCGATATTGAAAATAGGAGTGCAGGGTAACTTTCTGTTCACTCCATCCGAACTCATGCTCAAACTGGTTTCGCCGATAGCCGATCTCCCTGTGATGAAGCTGAACATAGGATTGCATATACAAGTCATTACTCAGACGAATATCGGCGGCAACTGAATATTGATGCTGTTCAGGTTTGGCAGGGACTTCACGTCCGAGCTGACGAAAGTAGAGGAACTCATCGCTTTTTGCCGTCATAAATCGTCCGCGAATGTGAAGATCCTCACTTTTATACCCGGCTTCGGCTGCACCGCTCAGAGTTCGTGCCTCAGCCTGTAGCCACTCACCCTCGGCAGGAAATGCGACCATGTTTTTCATTCGCCGCTGAACAGATAGGTTGGTATTCATATGCCGGTGAAAACGAAAGAGTCCGCGCCCATAATAATGTCCGCGTTTGTATGTGGATTCGAGATCCACTCCCGGGCCAAACCGTTCTACATTTGGTGTGATGCGCTCCGGGTCGTACACCCATGGCCCGGGCTCACCCGCTTCATTGGTGATGATTGAAGAGCCTGTGAATGAGAATCCATCCTGTATATCTGTCGTCTGTATGGAGATATGATCGTTCGTATACCAGGGTTGGTCTGTTTCCTCCATCCGGTCGATCGAAGTCAAAACAGCTGGCAGATGAACCGGGTTTGTGATACCGAAAAAATCCACCTGCGAAGGAATACCATCGATGATAAAATCCGGCTGAGGGCCGAAATATCCGTATTTAGGTGAGTAAACCGTAAAGGATAGCCTGTCGACAGAGATATAATCGCGCCCAATCCGGTTCATGAGATCATCGGTGCGGATAATTTTATTTGATTCCAACGAATCGGGATCGGTATGAGTGATATGAGAATCAGAATATTCAGCCGGCAGGATCGAAAAAAGAAGGATAAGAAATGGTATCATCGCAGCAAGTTTTGAAGCCAGTTCGGCGATTGAAATGTGCGTGAAACGCCAATGGTTGCGTGTACAACTGAGAATGGAATCTCCAGAATTGTACGGTTGTAAGAAGCTGAGACAAACAACCTGGATTGATCTGATAGCCGATATTCAAATCGTGCAATAAATTCGTAGGCAAATTCACTTTCATTTTCATGAAATATAAACGGGTCGCCGGGCGGATCAGCATAATACTCTTTTGCGTGATCCTGGTATAGAAAATGATTTCCCAGCCGAAAGCCCGGAACGAATTGTATCCGCTCATTAAGCCCGATAGGATAGTGCCAGCCCAGGTAAACAAACGCCGACCGGAAGCCGGAATCGGGAAATGAATCTTTATTATAACGTCTGTAGCGAAGTCCCGCCTCAAATTCACCGGAATAATAGGGCGTCCTCAGTTCAAGAGTGAAACCCGGAGTATTTGACCAGTCATTCAGTATACTATTTCCGCCAACCACCACATCTCCACCCGCTGCAACATCAATTGTATGAAACGCATTCTGTGCAAGTACGGCAGAGCTGCCGTAAAAAATGATCAAAATAGTAAAGGTTAATGATCTGGGCATACATTATGTGTATGTACAAATAATGAGTACTACGTAAAAAAAGCCTGTCAGATTGTTGAGCTGATTCTATTTAAGACCTCATTCGGTCGAACAAAGCTTTTTTTTGAACTAAATCAAAAACTGTAGTCGTGATTATTTTGCAAGATCGTATACCGCTTTTGCAACGGCCGGAGCCACGTTTTTATCAAACGCACTGGGTATAATTTGCTCCTCGGTTGGATTTTCAACCTGGTTGGCGATCGCTTTAGCTGCGGCTACGTACATTTCCGTTGTAATTTCAGATGACCGTGCATCGAGCAGGCCGCGGAATATTCCGGGAAAAGCCAGCACATTGTTGATCTGGTTTGGAAAATCAGACCTGCCCGTAGCAATAATCCGCGCACCGGCTTCCATTGCGTCATCCGGCATAATTTCTGGAATAGGATTCGACATCGCAAAGATTATCGGATCGTTGTTCATGGAACGAACCATCTTTTTTGTAAGCACATTTGGCACCGATACGCCAATGAAAACATCACAATAGGAAACGGCATCTTCCAGACCGCCTTCTGTGTTTTTGATGTTCGTCAGATCCGCAATTTCTTTTTTGATCGGGGATAGATCGGTGCGGTTTTTATGTATGGTTCCCCGGCTGTCGCACACCACAATGTACTCCACGCCAACATGACGAAGCAGGTAAATGATCGCCACACCGGCCGCACCTGATCCGTTGATCATCACTTTGAGGTCCTTAAATTTCTTGCCTGTCACCTTTAAAGCGTTAAACATTCCAGCGAGAGTTACCACAGCCGTTCCGTGCTGATCATCGTGCATAACCGGAATCGAGAGTTCATCCTTCAGGCGCCGTTCTACTTCAAAACAGCGGGGAGCCGAAATATCTTCGAGGTTGATGCCTCCATACGTCGGTGCAATCATTTTCACGGCCTGAATAATCTCCTCGGTATTCTGTGAGGCGAGCACAACCGGCACCGCATCGATATCGGCAAATTTTTTGAACAGCACAGCTTTGCCTTCCATGACCGGGAGTGATGCCTCCGGACCAATATTCCCAAGTCCAAGCACGGCAGATCCGTCACTTACCACAGCCACTGAATTACTTTTCCAGGTGTAATCGTAAGCAAGAGATAGATTTTTAGAAATCTCAAGACAGGGCTGGGCTACACCGGGTGTGTAGGCAAGACTCAGGTCTTCATTGGTTTCAAGCGGCATTTTTGATGTGATGGCAACCTTGCCGCCATACTTCTTATGTGCCTCAATTGCTTTTCTTCTGTAATCGTGCTTTTTATCTGAGCTCATTCTGATAGTTTAGAGCAAAATTTTTGTAAGGATCAAAACTACGGGGATTTTTACTTTGATGCGGGTTCAATCTCAGAAATTTACCACTACAATTAAAGTTTTGTTTATAAGATAAATACGGAGCCTATTATAAAACAGTTAATTGTCTTTATATGCATCCTATAGATCTTATTTGCCAATTGAGGATGCGGAGAACGGAGTTGGAAGAGAAACTAAAACTTTTTCGAAAAATCAATAGGTATACACAAAAGTTGGTTTGTATAGATAATAAATAAACGAGGAAATACCCATAAAAAAATATTTCTATTGTCCATACATACTTTGGAGGAGTCTTATGACGAAAGTGCAACTTTACATTTCTCTGTTCTGGTTTGTTCGCTCCTTGTGACTGGATGTGATACGCTGAAGCCTAATAGCGAACCTGTTTTATTTGAAATACATCTGCAAGAGCGTTTTAAAAATGATAATGTACGAGTCGAACTCAATGGTGATTTGATCTTTGAAGAGGAAATCACGTCAAACCGGGCAGGACTTGCCAGGATATTGATCTTTAACCAAGAAGTACCTTCTGATCCAGAAGGTGTAATTGTAGCGGTATAAAAGCAGATTTCAAAGGGTGAGCATGATCTTCATGTCTGGATAGATGGTACCATTACAAAGGATACAACACTCACCTTGGCAGATACATCGTTTATTGGCATTCGATTCGATATGGACTTCGACAACAAAGTTGAAGTATATCTCAGCAAAAAAAGATTTACCTACCATTAAATGAATCATGAATAAAATAGAAACAATCGATAGGTATACACAAAAGGAATAGTACAATGAAACCACACTTCGCCACAATCGCCGTGCTTGCATGGATTTTCTTCCAACTGCTGTTTGTCTCCTGCAGCAATCCGACGGACATCACAGACACAGATTCTGCACGCATCGTATGGGGCGAGCATATCGAAGAGGTGCGCATCGGCGACGACTCAACCACAGTCGTTCAAAAGCTGGGGCCGCCAAGCTATATGATTGGAGGTGATTTTAGTGGCTGGACGTTTTACTATACTGAAGATACAGATTACCATTCGATGACGATACGAATCTCACAAGACCCTGCTTTGCATCCTGGAGTATTTTCTTTGGAAGTCTGGCGACCTTATGATGGGACCACAGAGGAGGGAGTAGGACTCGAAATGCGGCGGAAAAATGCCTTGGAATACTTGCCACAACCCGATTCCACGCAATTTCGCCCCGGTGGTGATATCTTTGACTCTTTTTTTTATGAAAAGAATACATTTTTTACAAGATATAACGAAGCGGAAAAAATGTATATGATAGGGATGGGAATCGCCCTCCCTTATCATTGAACAAATAAACCAACAATGGAGGATTGCGTTATGGAAAAAGTTATGAGTAATCTTATCACAAAGAAGGCATGGATTTGTTTCATATTCCTTCTGCCAAACATCACAATGGCTCACGACTATCTGGCCCAGAGCCTGGAATCGATCATTCAACGCTCTACCGTAATCGTAGAAGGTCAGGTATTGGAACTTCATTCTGAACGCAGCCGACACCATACGACTATAGAAGTGGTAACCATTTCGATTCGTGAAGTGATTAATGGCCAATTGGAGGATAGAACCATTGAACTGCGGTTGACCCGACTGCCTTATGAAGATCCAAACCGTCCTATCTTTCCACACTTCGAAATAGGAGAAAACGTAATCCTGCATTTAAAGAACATTAATAGCCGCTGGATTCCAATAGGGCACGATCAGGGCAAGTTCAGCATAATCGATGGCAGAATCGGTCAAAGTCAAGTAACTGTGGCCGAGTTTAAGGTCTCTATCAAAGAGTTTGCAACAGGAAAAACCGACTCGGCACCTGTACCGGAATTAGGGTGTGCCCCCTAATC
The window above is part of the Rhodohalobacter sp. SW132 genome. Proteins encoded here:
- a CDS encoding NADP-dependent malic enzyme, whose translation is MSSDKKHDYRRKAIEAHKKYGGKVAITSKMPLETNEDLSLAYTPGVAQPCLEISKNLSLAYDYTWKSNSVAVVSDGSAVLGLGNIGPEASLPVMEGKAVLFKKFADIDAVPVVLASQNTEEIIQAVKMIAPTYGGINLEDISAPRCFEVERRLKDELSIPVMHDDQHGTAVVTLAGMFNALKVTGKKFKDLKVMINGSGAAGVAIIYLLRHVGVEYIVVCDSRGTIHKNRTDLSPIKKEIADLTNIKNTEGGLEDAVSYCDVFIGVSVPNVLTKKMVRSMNNDPIIFAMSNPIPEIMPDDAMEAGARIIATGRSDFPNQINNVLAFPGIFRGLLDARSSEITTEMYVAAAKAIANQVENPTEEQIIPSAFDKNVAPAVAKAVYDLAK
- a CDS encoding CsgE family curli-type amyloid fiber assembly protein, which encodes MQYSFIILVLALGIIFPSTESDYLSGPQEDSLSGCEEDSHRYTVQPGDKLHEIGAHYGNPLFWEAIYIANADQIGNPNLIFVGQTLRIPARIANFASSGQNSNLVLDDPFCDLSLLPLASADPSHLFLYNIDELKQKAEPPEDELLAETQSSDSDIDSSSVLDTFRDAFEAVIDEQSGTTESENAQRESEMQLMLEIDGMIHDETRSKIGRDFYNVFYSNWQSPPDARNFTINVSEQPSPSMGTIIYVKVNDTETFRMRLQPRYDFIQQAGEYAVRQTYRHLLTGDHHVQIY